A window from Flavobacterium gyeonganense encodes these proteins:
- a CDS encoding response regulator yields MEKLKLIIADDHTMFLQGIVSLIEHESGIKIIGKAVNGIEVLNILKIQNADMVILDISMPEMDGIELSKILKKEYPFIKIIIVSTHSNAKIISRLIRIGVNGYLLKNAEKSELLEAIYNVAAGQNYFSEEVEEQYHNNSQKIEKQISNLVELSSREKEILILIAHEYNTAEIAEKTFISLNTVNTHRRNLLSKLNAKNTAGLVKYAVENGLVD; encoded by the coding sequence ATGGAAAAATTAAAACTCATTATTGCTGATGACCACACTATGTTTTTACAAGGAATTGTATCCCTGATTGAACATGAATCCGGAATTAAAATAATAGGCAAAGCAGTGAATGGTATTGAGGTTTTGAATATTTTAAAAATTCAAAACGCAGATATGGTAATACTTGATATCAGTATGCCGGAAATGGACGGAATTGAATTAAGCAAAATTTTAAAAAAAGAATATCCTTTTATTAAAATTATAATTGTTAGTACACATAGCAATGCCAAAATAATTTCAAGATTAATCAGAATTGGTGTGAATGGCTACTTACTTAAGAATGCAGAAAAATCTGAATTATTGGAAGCAATCTATAATGTAGCTGCCGGACAAAATTATTTTTCTGAAGAAGTAGAAGAGCAATACCACAATAACAGCCAAAAAATAGAAAAACAAATTTCAAACCTGGTCGAATTGAGTTCACGTGAAAAAGAAATATTGATTTTAATTGCGCATGAATACAATACGGCCGAAATTGCAGAGAAAACTTTTATCAGTTTAAATACGGTTAATACACACAGACGTAACTTATTATCTAAATTAAATGCTAAAAATACTGCCGGACTGGTAAAATATGCAGTTGAAAATGGTCTTGTTGATTAA
- a CDS encoding tetratricopeptide repeat-containing sensor histidine kinase, producing MLPFCLCAQIDGNNKKSFSNVKKSPEAEEKKAVMASYNLYNSGEEKKALKNAKILLEKAKYPSNTASLILLQAYYYNKRALLDSSIYYTNRALKFHTKIGNDSLKNRLLSLGYNLMGQIYKKKGLFEVSKKWHLKGLQASQKYKENNLYYTHLHGLASIYKALGDNANALKSYKECLEYKKDDEIRLGSYINLGDIYSDSKDYDKGNYYYNLGKQLSEKTSNQQAKAVIALSIGTNYQLQQKMTDALKMYHEVISIADKNELNQIGLVARGNIGDTYIDLKNYSEAKLIFSDALQKSIDFGYLDNQINFYDELKKIAVLEQDYKSAFEYLTKSTKVKDSINKIQKTKEINELEIKYKTAQREKEIRFLQFDNTTKKLKLEKQQEAIENMNLQEEISQKITENTILFFQNSSQKKLSEISLLKKDQQLKSLQIKQEKETRLLTIFGFLIVLIPIIGLLLQYYKRLKTQRLLNTQQAEISTQNINNLLKDQELKLIKASISGQDNERQRISQELHDSIGGNLAAIKLQLNHLVISSSPKIKNLTALLDETYDHVRNLSHTLIPKKFAHHKFCEVLESYFKNIGEASTIKTDFTVYPKKEIDALHEEIQIEIFKIIQELLTNTIKHAKASKMDLQLNLVENLLNILFEDNGIGFNPENYKPGIGILNLENRIIQLNGTFIMDSKFKRGTIANIEIPISSTHTGNEAKKGINVKKQLDNLTKL from the coding sequence AAAAGCTAAATATCCATCTAATACAGCCAGCCTTATTTTATTACAAGCTTACTATTATAATAAAAGAGCCCTATTAGATTCATCGATTTATTATACAAATCGGGCATTAAAATTCCATACAAAAATTGGTAACGACTCGCTAAAGAACAGACTTCTTTCTCTGGGATATAATTTAATGGGGCAGATTTATAAAAAGAAAGGCTTATTTGAGGTAAGCAAAAAATGGCATCTGAAAGGTCTTCAGGCATCCCAAAAATATAAAGAAAACAATTTATATTACACACACCTGCATGGATTAGCCAGTATTTACAAGGCTTTAGGAGATAATGCCAATGCTTTGAAGTCCTATAAAGAATGCTTAGAATATAAAAAAGATGATGAGATACGCTTAGGAAGTTATATTAATCTAGGGGATATATATTCAGATTCAAAAGATTATGATAAGGGTAATTATTATTACAATCTAGGAAAACAACTCAGCGAGAAGACCAGCAATCAGCAGGCAAAAGCAGTGATTGCGCTCAGTATTGGAACGAATTATCAATTACAGCAAAAAATGACTGATGCATTAAAAATGTACCATGAAGTAATTTCCATTGCTGATAAAAATGAATTGAACCAGATTGGCTTAGTTGCCCGTGGCAATATCGGCGATACCTATATTGATTTAAAAAACTACTCAGAGGCAAAACTAATTTTTTCTGACGCTCTTCAAAAGTCCATAGATTTTGGTTATTTAGACAACCAGATTAATTTTTATGATGAGCTTAAAAAAATTGCAGTTTTAGAACAAGACTACAAAAGTGCTTTTGAATACCTGACAAAATCTACTAAAGTAAAAGATTCTATAAATAAAATCCAGAAGACCAAAGAAATCAACGAACTGGAAATCAAATACAAAACTGCGCAGAGAGAAAAAGAAATCAGGTTTTTACAATTTGACAACACTACTAAAAAGCTCAAACTCGAAAAACAGCAGGAAGCTATTGAGAACATGAACCTTCAGGAAGAAATTTCTCAAAAAATAACCGAAAATACCATATTGTTTTTTCAGAATTCGTCTCAAAAAAAACTAAGCGAAATATCTTTGCTAAAAAAAGATCAACAATTAAAATCATTACAAATAAAGCAGGAAAAAGAAACCAGGCTACTGACTATTTTTGGCTTTCTTATTGTGCTAATTCCTATCATTGGGTTATTACTGCAATATTACAAACGACTCAAAACGCAGCGTTTATTAAATACCCAACAAGCTGAAATAAGCACTCAGAATATAAATAATCTTCTAAAAGATCAGGAATTAAAATTAATTAAAGCCTCAATTAGTGGTCAGGACAACGAAAGACAGCGGATTTCTCAGGAATTGCACGACAGCATTGGTGGAAATTTGGCTGCAATAAAACTTCAGTTAAATCATTTAGTAATTTCCAGTTCGCCAAAAATAAAAAATCTTACTGCCTTATTAGATGAAACATATGATCATGTTCGAAATTTATCGCATACATTGATTCCGAAAAAATTTGCACACCATAAATTTTGTGAAGTTTTAGAATCTTATTTTAAAAATATTGGTGAAGCGAGTACTATTAAAACCGATTTCACAGTATATCCTAAGAAAGAAATAGACGCCTTACATGAAGAAATACAGATCGAAATTTTTAAAATAATACAAGAACTTTTGACCAATACAATTAAGCATGCAAAAGCCTCAAAAATGGATTTACAGCTTAATCTTGTCGAAAATCTGCTTAATATTTTATTTGAAGATAACGGAATTGGATTTAATCCTGAGAATTATAAACCCGGAATTGGTATTCTGAATTTAGAAAACCGAATAATCCAATTAAATGGTACTTTTATAATGGATTCAAAATTTAAAAGAGGCACCATAGCAAATATTGAAATTCCCATTTCATCAACTCACACAGGAAATGAAGCAAAAAAAGGAATTAATGTAAAAAAACAACTTGATAACCTGACTAAACTATAA